DNA from Kogia breviceps isolate mKogBre1 chromosome 3, mKogBre1 haplotype 1, whole genome shotgun sequence:
AATTCTGTATCCCAGTAAAGACCGCAACAGCAGTGGTGGTGGCTCGCTGCCAGGGCACTGCTGGGGGTCTGCTATTTCCTGATCTGTACCAGGTGGGTCAAGATGAGATATTAGTAATTTTTTCAGAACAGTTAGGCCAATATTTAAATTAAGTTATGGTTGCTTGCTACATCTGCTAACTCAAGgacaaggaatttttttaaatgaaaactcttTAGCCAAGTGAACCAACATAGCTTTAGACTCTACTAAACTTCCTTTATCGGGACCTCTTCTCCTTGTCTCATGTCAGTGTTGGGAAAGTAAGAACTGCAATGTGATTCAAAAGGTAGTGGCGGTAACTCCATCcattactttctcttttctctgctgtTCTCTTTTGGcttatcttcatttctcttcttttctcctccctaCTCTTTGCTTTAGTACTCTTTTCTGTCCCTCTCTTtttgtcccctctttcatttgtgtgtgtgtttgtgtgtgtgtgtgtgtgtgtgtgtgtgtgtgtgtattaatatAAGAAAGGCTCACTCTACATCCTCAGCTCTCACTAGCCTGTTGAGATCTAGAATGCTAACTAAGCTTCCTTTTATGCATCTAacagaaataaatagagaaaagattaaaattatgGATAATCTTATTTGTTCTCTTTATATGTTTTTGTTAGGTTGAACTATATGAAGTTGTCAATATTGTTTTAATCTACAGAAATAGATTGAACCTTATAGTTCAATATACCCTTAGTAGCCTTCAGCAAAAGTGAGATTTAGAAATGGATTGGAagggtgatcagctcggtgctttgtgaccactgagaggtggtgggatagggagggtgggagggggacgcaagagggaggagatatgaggatatatatacgtatagctgattcactgtgttaataaagcagaaactaacacaccattgtaaagcaattatactccaataaagatgtttttttaaaaaaaaagaaaaagaaaaaagaaatggattggAAGAGAGCCCTGAGTAGGAGAGCTGGATATTCCCCAGAGGTTCTGGCTTAGAGAACTGGGTGGATCAGAGTGTTGTCATGGTGCCAATAACGTTGATCAACATGGAGAACATTGAGAAgcatattttgattttgtttttaaggagaAGGTTGGTGGGGGCATAAATAATCAGTTTTACTTTGAGGTGTAGTGAGACATGTTCAGGGAGTAATGGCTAGTAGACACTTGGAAATATGGACCTGTAAATAGATGAGCTCATTGGCACTTGAAAACATGAATGTCAATGAGGTTGCCTTGTGAGAATGTCAAGTGAGAAGGAAAGAGAGCCTATGGCTTATCTTGAGGACTGGGAAGTGGGTcatacaaagaaaacacagagaagggCATACATAGAAGTAAAAGGGTTTATTCATCATTTTAGAATGATCTATtagtatataaaattaaaattatgtagcCTTGGAAGTTATATTTCAAATATGATTCACTTGCATATTAATGTGTTAAAGCATAAGCCAGaggttttcatcttttccccaAGAGATTAAACTATTTTACTCTTTGTATCTACGGACAAATGAATATAAACTCTATAGCAAGAGAGTGTTGTAGGAGCTACCTACCTTCTaacatctatctttttttttgaagtactaTGCTGCATTTAAACAGTGTGTCAGGTGGACAACCATTGACTGTTACCATTACTACTGTCTTAAAAGTGTTTGTTGTAGCGTTCCATCTGGGCCCACTCTGCCTGCCTCATCAATCCCCAGAATCCTTGCAGGGGACTGTTCCAGTGTGAAACAGACTCTCCAGGCAACGCTGTGGAGGGAAGGAGTACTGCACTACTATCCTGCTTGGGGGTAGCAGTGCATAGTCCTATAACTTACTATTAGCTTAAAAGTCACATTAAACTTCCTTATTGTTTAAAATCTGATACTTCATATGCAGAGATCAATATGAAGCAGTAGcaaataattgtttcttttgtAATCTCATTAACACTTTGACTAGTATTTCAAGAATGGGCAGTTGTCTTTATCTGGAATTAAAAAGGATTTTTCCTTGAAGTgtataggcaggacactcttttttttttttttttttttctttttgcggttcgcggacctctcactgttgtggcctctcccgttgcggagcacaggctccggacgcgcaggctcagcggccatggctcacgggcccagcagctccgcggcatgtgggatcttcccggaccggggcacgaacctgcatcccctgcatcggcaggcggactctcaaccactgcgccaccagggaagccccggcagtaCACTCTTAAGTGAACACACATTTTAGGATGTATTTGAAGAGcttgtagtaaaaaaaaattaagtttaataatttttttttaacaaatacaaagtctttttctatatttcctttttgtactttatttaaaatactgcTATTGAATgccattatttttctaatttccataagCACATCTCCCCCTGCAAACACACGGACACATGCAATATCATTTTAGATTTATGCTGTTTCTCCTGGAACTCTTCAGCTCTTAATGCATGAAAGTTGAATCagttattcactcatttattcaacaatcaTATTGataacaaaaaagcaagaaagagtcAGGTAATAAGTTCACCTCACCAGTAaaatcaggttttaaaaaaaatattgagtgaAAAGAGCAAATTGCAACAAAGATACATATAATTGTCATGccacttaaaaaatatcttaatcATAGGAGTTGTCTATAaggtttcatttctttaaataaaaaactgaggcaaatatggcaaaatgttaaatcTGGCTAATATGTACAGTACTTgggtgtctgtttccttttttctacacttctttgtatatttgaaatatttcataattaagcgtttttaagtttttaattaataaaatgggCATCGTGATGGGGGGGTGACAGGCTACTTTAGGTTGGTTGATCAGGGAAGCTCTCTCTGGGGAGGTAACATATTGAGACCTGAATAACAGGAAGGAGTTACACAAAAAAGGTACAGaaagtattccaggcagagaagcaGCTATTGCGACAGTCCTGAGACAGAAGCAAGCATGACATGTTTAAGGAGAGAAGGCCATTTTAGCCTATCTGGTTGTAAAACCAACAGTTATGCTGTGGAGATAAATGGTCATTTAGTCTCAGAATACttgaaggatgctcaacattttCAGGCTTATTCTTATACAGAGTTGTTGCATTTAGGGCTTACATACTAATTGTGATAATGACATATCAAAAAGCACACAGAAGGTGGCTGCCTGAGGAGTTTCTCAGTGGTCAAGTTGGGGACAGTTTAAGCACCAAGAAGAATTTAAGTAAGTGATCAAGCTTGTTATTATGAGTCTCTATGATGTGATGCAATAAGAagtacccagggcttccctggtggcacagtggttaagaatccgcctgccaatgcaggggacacgggttcaatccctggcccgggaagatcccacatgctgcggagcacctaagtccatgtgccacaatttgagcctgtgctctagaacccatgagccacaactactgagcccacatgccacaactactgaagcccatgtgccacaactactgagcctgtgtgctgcaaccactgaagcccacatgcctagagcctgtgcactgcaacaagagaacccaccggGATGAGAACCCCGCACATTGCAacgacgagtagcccccgctcgctgcaacttgagaaagcccgcacacagcaacgaagtcccaatgcagcccaaaaaaaaAGTACCCAGCATCACCAAAATTTTATCCCTGATATCAATATTAAACtggaatctaatcatgaggaggaaacaattagaaaaatcCAGAATATGGGGCATATTATCAGACAACTGgcctggacttttaaaaaaaatcagtgttaagAAAACAGAAGATTGGGGAGGTGCTCTGTGTTAAAGTGTTTAGAAATGAAGTGATATTTTATCTGCAGTTAACTTTCAAATAGTTCATCAaaaaatgtctgtgtgtgtgtgcttatagAGATAGAAGAAAGCAAGTTGTTGAACCTCGGAGGTGAAAggctatgtgtgtgtatgttcgttgtactattctttcaacttttgtaAGTTTTTAAATAGTCAAAATTTGAAGTTGGAGAatatgcttattctttttttgaaCCCCAGTgcaactttttaatattttttgccttttggtttAATTGTTTTGTTTGGAACCACTCTTATAGATCCAAATTCTCCCCCATGTGGTATTAGTGGTATTGATAATGGTAATACTGGTCATTTTTacataacatttgttgaatgtgtATCATGATATGCCAGACATGTTATTTCAGTTAATCCTTCTAACAACTCTTGAATTAGTATTCATTTTTCCTTGTAAAGACGAAAAGACAAACGGTTAAAAAACTATCActaaagcaacagaaaaaaaaaaacatttcatctTAAGAATGAAAATGTGAATTTGTGAGGCAGGCTAGAATATTCATTGGTGAAAGCAAAATAGAAAAGTTTGTGATATGCATATTTTTCTGGCCTTGAACTTGTTCTGTATACAACCTACTATTGAGAGGCAATCTAGCGTGGTGGTTAAGAACACAGTCCCTGAAGCCAGAATGCCTAAGTGCAAATTGCATCTCCAACATTTACAAGCTGCTACTGCCTGAGAAGCACATCTCCGGAGTTCCTACTTGGTACCTCTATTAGTTTTTTatcgctgctgtaacaaattactgcaaacttggtggctcaaaacaacagGCAGCTGGGGCCAGGTGAAGATGATCTCAAAGTGGAGATCCTGGCTAGTGCTGAGGACTGTGCATAGGACCAATTATTAGGTTTGAGCTGAAAGGAATTACTAAGCAAGgtatgtatatgttttaaaattctcttacTGGCAGTAGATTCAGTATATAAAAAGTGATTGAATTAGAAGTAGGCAACTGAGTTTTAGTTACATCATGGTAGGGAATGATTAAAATATTAGATTTTAGCTCTGTTGTTTTGTGCCAGCTCTCAGAGGGAAATGTTCTTGATTTAATCACAATGTAGAGACGCTTCgggtttaattttaatttttgtttttattacagatttttaCTACCCTTGGATGCACTCCTGATATGGAGAAGATTGAGGAACAATTTGCTAATTTGAACATTGTTAAACGTTCCTCAGAAACTAAAGAGCCTACTTACCTGCTTGCCATAGACACATCAAAGACtgtacaagcagaaaaaggaaGCTTGGTTGCTGTTTTATGTTCTAATGGATCAATCAGAATATATGATAAAGAAAGATTAAATGTACTACGAGAATTTAGAGGCTATCCTGGACTTAATGGAGTCAAGTTTGCAAATTCCTGTGACAGCGTGTATTCCTCATGCACTGATGGCACTGTAAAATGTTGGGATGCTCGATTAGCCGGTGAAAAACCTGTCCAGCTGTTCAAGGGTTACCCTTCCaatatttttatcagttttgaTATCAGCTGTAATGATCATGTCATTTGTGCTGGTACAGAAAAAGTTGATGATGATGCATTGTTGGTATTTTGGGATGCAAGAATTAATTCTCAGGATTTGTCTACTACTAAAGACCCCCTTGGTGCATATTCAGAAACACATAGTGATGATATCACTCAAGTATGTTTCCATCCCAGCAATCCCAACATGGTAGTCTCAGGTTCAACTGACGGCCTGGTAAATGTGTTTGATATTACTGTTGATAATGAAGAAGATGCACTGGTTACAACCTGTAACTCAGTTTCATCAGTAAGCTGTATTGGTTGGTCTGGGAAAGATTATAAACAGATTTACTGCATGACACATGATGAAGGATTTTGTTGGTGGGATCTTAATCATCTGGATACCGATGAACCAATTACATGTTTGAACATCCCGGATGTCAGAGAAGTAATTAATGTGAAAGAAGGTATTTTGGACTATTTGATTGGCGGCCTGTATCATGAAAAGACGGACAAATTGTTTGTAGTTGGAGGAACAAACACAGGAATTATTCACATAATGAGCTGTACTACATCAGGATTGGTCCATGTGACCAGGCTTCAGGGAGGGCATGCTGCTACAGTCCGTTCTTTCTGTTGGAATATGCAGGATGATTCTTTGCTAACTGGAGGAGAAGATGCACAGTTGTTACTTTGGAAACCTGGAGCAGTAGAGAAGACGCTTACAAAGAAAGACAGCATGAAAATAGCATCCTCTGTGTACCAGCGAGTTCGAGTTCATAGTAATGATTcttataagagaaggaaaaagcagTGATGTTACATTGGGAGTTTACTTGACAGGTTTTATAGTTGCAAATAATTATTTCTGTGTACTACCTGTTGTAGACATGTTTAAAGCTCATGTGTAAATTAAAACAAGCCAGTTAGCAAACAGTCCTGAAAAAATGTTGAGAATGGTTTAATTCAGGTCTTTTGTgtattctaaaattatattttttaagccGCCATTTGAGTATATAATCAGTGAGTTGAAAGTAAAATTacattcctcattttaaaaacccATCTGTTAAATTAGTAAATGTTGAGTCTGAAGAAATAGCTTTGATAAGGGCTTTTTAGAAGTAGATGGCTGGTGTGACTTTAAAAAACAGGTGGTTTGGACTGTGTTTTTTAAGctcaattttttacattttaaatcatcTTCATTATTTATAAAACCAATTCAGACTGTTTCTTTATTGGAGAAGCTCCTGCTTGCTTAATACATATAGATTACACTggcatatttaaatataaatattctaatGAGTTTAAATAGAATTAAACCTTTTCAGAAATCgtgatttgcatttatttgagaaaagtatatttagtaaatatttgcatCCACACTTTAATATTGTTGGTTAAACAGTAAACAGGTGTTTCACTGATGGAAAGGAAGTTACCTTGCAAAATTCTTTTTGAGACTCAAAgtgaatatacaaaaacaaaagtatttaTAATAGTAGAAtgactttttatttcaaaatattacaatattttgtgataaaatTTTCTTCTATAGTGTTTCATTCATCCATAATTTTAAACTTGAATTTTTGTTTACTGCTAAtttttccatccttccttttaaatatttctctaaagaatctTAATTAAAAAGTTGATCCCGCTAAAGGTTTGGTATCTTATCTCTGAGACTGTAGCACtgggggaaatttttatttttctatagaacATTTGTAACTTATATTTAGATATGATTTAGCTTAACTCAAATGAGACTGAACAACAGGTAAGTTGttgttatattaaatatattaaaaatacatgtttctgggcttccctggtggcgcagcggttgagagtccgcctgccgaggcaggggacgcgggttcgtgccccggtccgggaagatcccacatgccgcggagcggctgggcccgtgagccatggccgctgagcctgcgcgtccggagcctgtgctccgcaaagggagaggccaaaacagtgagaggcccgcgtactgcaaaaaaaaaaaaaaaaaaaaaaaaaatacatgtttcttatttggagaaattcaGCTATTCTTGGTATTGTCCAAACCATACACCTGAGGGTAATATagtacttttcctttttcccttaacCAGTCAATCACCACGTCCTGTGCCATTCCACCTCCTAAAATCTGTCAGCCTGTTCTTTTGCCTTTACCCCCGCCACTACTGCCTTAGATAAGACTTTCATCATTTCTCTCCTAGATTACAGACCGTCTCTAACCTGCTCCAATTCATTCTCCCTACTACTTCTAGACTGAACATCGAAAACACAGATTTGATAATGCCTCATGCTGCTTAAAATCTTTGATACATTTTGATCTTTTGATAGAGGactgtttaaaatgaaaaaccatgTTTTCAAGATATTTAGGATATGAGACAATGCTGACTATGTTGTAAGTGGGAAAAGTTGGTAAAAAAGACTTTCAGAGACACTGCATTTATGCAATAACAGGAGATGCAACAGGAGTTATAAAACAGCAgagctcttaaaaatatttaaaattcagaagtAATTATTCGAGCTGTAAGATGCAAGTGAGGAAATACCTCTGAaaaagacaaagtgagagaaaagGTAAAGCCCGCAGGAGGGGTCTAATATCAGATTGATGGtgttagaaagtgaaaaaaaaaaaaaactttttaaggaGTGGGAAGGGATTATTAAAATAGAAGAACATAAGAGCCTATCCCAGAACTTCAGTCTTAGGTTGGAAGGCCCAACAAGGGTGTCAATTGTAATGAATGAAAAAGACCCACACCAAGGAAATAGCACTGTGAAGTTTTAGAACTCTAagattaaagagaaaatcttaagttTTCAAAGAGAGGGTAAAAAACAATCACTTAGGAACAAGAATAACATCTGCATTAGACTCAGCAAATCTGGATGACAAAAAATGGTAGATCAATGCCTTCAAAGTTCTGAGGACAAATTCCTGCTATCTGAACTTGTGCTCTCCAAATTCATGAAGATTACAGTAGATTCAAACTATTCAATCTAAACTCAGATTACAGTAAATTCTTTTGACACATCCCTTGCTAAGTGAACATTTCCTTCTTGCTCTCTGAAACTCAGGAACCAAATTTATTTAGCTAACCGTATTTGTTGCTAACCAAACTCAATGGCTGAACCtaggaaataaaaagagatttGCATTTCAGGAGATACTTGCTTTTCCAACCTACAATTCTGTGACCAAACAACCCTCATGTTTTATACTTCAAGTTTAAAACatgaaaagtttaaaacatttaagacagtgggaagctgcagcataacacagggagttcacctctgtgctttgtgaccacctagaggggtgggatagggaggatgggagggagggtgacaaaagaggcaagagttatgggaacatatgtatatgtataactgattcactttgttgtaaaggagaaactaacacactattgtaaaacagttatactcaaataaagatgttaaaaaaaaaaacaaaaaacatttaagacatacaaaattttaaactttagttTCTATgcagcatttctccaaagaagatatacagattgccaacaaacacatcaaagaatgctcaacatcattaatcattagagaaatgcaaatcaaaactacaatgaggtatcacctcacaccagtcagaatggccatcatcaaaaactctagaaacaataaatgctggagagggtgtggagaagagggaatcctcttgcactgctggtgggaatgtaacttgatacagccactatggagaacagtatggaggttccttaagaaactacaaatagaattaccatatgacccagcaatcccactactgggcatataccctgagaaatccataattcaaaaagagtcatgtaccaaaatgtttattgcagctctatctatgatagccaggacatggaagcaacctaagtgtccatcgacagacgaatggataaagaagatgtggcacatgtatacaatggaatattactcagccataagaagatacgaaattgagttatttgtagtgaggtggatggacctagagtctgtcatacagagtgaagttaagtcagaaagagaaaaacaaatacc
Protein-coding regions in this window:
- the WDR89 gene encoding WD repeat-containing protein 89: MEKIEEQFANLNIVKRSSETKEPTYLLAIDTSKTVQAEKGSLVAVLCSNGSIRIYDKERLNVLREFRGYPGLNGVKFANSCDSVYSSCTDGTVKCWDARLAGEKPVQLFKGYPSNIFISFDISCNDHVICAGTEKVDDDALLVFWDARINSQDLSTTKDPLGAYSETHSDDITQVCFHPSNPNMVVSGSTDGLVNVFDITVDNEEDALVTTCNSVSSVSCIGWSGKDYKQIYCMTHDEGFCWWDLNHLDTDEPITCLNIPDVREVINVKEGILDYLIGGLYHEKTDKLFVVGGTNTGIIHIMSCTTSGLVHVTRLQGGHAATVRSFCWNMQDDSLLTGGEDAQLLLWKPGAVEKTLTKKDSMKIASSVYQRVRVHSNDSYKRRKKQ